In one Brevibacillus choshinensis genomic region, the following are encoded:
- a CDS encoding polysaccharide pyruvyl transferase family protein, protein MRKILYVGWIGFNNLGDELMWRVFEQLSRKHLDAKQFQVIPSLPGVDLVDLSPYDTIVLGGGSLLVPGYVDVAYRAVKQQKRLVIWRSGYDTQEPVHLDSAGRLLDARFGESEKMLQMLRDIGRHALFFGVRGPLTYQYLQETGVGNSLKISGDPGMLLLPPRTENVGKKNEQRVIGINWGTSYNRIYGKDEAAVEDALATAARLLVEDGYKLYLFTMWRPDREANKRLYKKIGKPEQTTLDLDVHDHAEMMRRLQKMEATINFKLHANVLSAACGTPFVCLAYRFKCLDFTHSLEQSELTVPTDERDLGARILSRVKYATEYKDTIRSNMAEKQRQMIDNLKEPFVQGWL, encoded by the coding sequence ATGAGAAAAATCTTGTACGTGGGCTGGATCGGATTCAACAACTTGGGTGACGAACTGATGTGGCGGGTGTTCGAGCAGCTATCAAGAAAACATCTCGATGCCAAGCAGTTTCAAGTTATCCCTTCACTTCCCGGTGTCGATCTCGTCGATTTGAGTCCTTACGATACGATCGTCCTTGGTGGGGGTTCGCTGCTCGTACCAGGTTATGTCGATGTAGCATATCGGGCAGTCAAGCAGCAAAAACGACTGGTCATCTGGCGGAGCGGCTACGATACACAGGAACCTGTGCATCTAGACTCGGCTGGAAGGCTTCTCGACGCACGATTCGGCGAAAGTGAAAAGATGCTGCAGATGCTGCGTGACATTGGACGCCACGCACTGTTTTTCGGTGTGCGTGGACCGCTGACCTATCAATATTTGCAGGAAACTGGCGTAGGAAACAGTCTAAAGATCAGTGGCGATCCAGGCATGCTGCTGCTCCCACCACGTACTGAAAATGTAGGGAAAAAGAATGAGCAACGTGTCATCGGCATCAACTGGGGGACTTCCTACAATCGTATTTATGGGAAAGACGAAGCGGCTGTCGAGGACGCACTGGCTACTGCTGCACGCCTTTTGGTGGAGGACGGCTACAAGCTTTATTTGTTTACGATGTGGAGACCGGATCGGGAAGCAAATAAGCGTCTCTACAAGAAGATCGGGAAACCGGAGCAGACCACCCTTGACTTGGATGTGCACGATCACGCAGAAATGATGCGGCGTCTCCAAAAAATGGAGGCGACGATCAACTTCAAGCTACATGCCAATGTGCTCAGTGCTGCTTGCGGGACCCCTTTTGTATGTCTGGCGTATCGCTTTAAATGCTTGGACTTTACTCATTCGCTGGAGCAGTCCGAATTAACGGTCCCAACAGATGAGCGAGATCTAGGAGCGCGCATACTGTCCCGCGTCAAGTACGCGACGGAATACAAGGATACGATAAGAAGCAATATGGCAGAAAAGCAACGGCAGATGATTGATAACCTGAAGGAGCCTTTTGTACAAGGATGGCTGTAA